Proteins co-encoded in one Waddlia chondrophila WSU 86-1044 genomic window:
- the rpsJ gene encoding 30S ribosomal protein S10 — protein sequence MAKQEKQEKQKIRIRLKGYDQRLLDRSTLDIVETAQRTGATVVGPIPLPTRCEKFTVLRSPHVDRKSREQFEIRTHKRLIDIQNPTGKTIDALKTLTLPAGVDIKIKA from the coding sequence ATGGCGAAACAAGAAAAACAAGAAAAGCAAAAGATCCGAATCCGGTTGAAAGGATACGATCAACGTTTGCTTGACCGTTCAACGCTGGATATCGTTGAAACGGCGCAACGGACTGGCGCTACGGTTGTTGGACCAATTCCTCTTCCGACGCGTTGTGAAAAGTTCACAGTGCTGCGCTCTCCTCACGTCGATAGGAAGAGTCGCGAGCAATTTGAAATCCGCACGCATAAACGTTTAATCGATATCCAGAATCCAACTGGAAAGACGATTGACGCTTTGAAAACGCTTACACTACCTGCTGGTGTAGATATTAAAATCAAAGCGTAA